A stretch of Triticum aestivum cultivar Chinese Spring chromosome 1D, IWGSC CS RefSeq v2.1, whole genome shotgun sequence DNA encodes these proteins:
- the LOC123182001 gene encoding anther-specific protein RTS produces MATTSCALLVALVVLAGLADLQAAAAAPRPVHAAEHFSMAAMTAEHPMADEADPDLNGMMQCMFGCFTSVMSCAFGCMGKGPDLPLCVISCNQKSIVCMIRCGLTPSPPAPKPPTPPGPPAPKPAPPKPAPGPPPYAGQNTKTSP; encoded by the coding sequence ATGGCTACCACCAGCTGtgccctcctcgtcgccctcgtCGTCCTGGCCGGCCTCGCCGACCTgcaggccgccgcagccgccccgaGGCCCGTTCACGCCGCGGAGCACTTCTCCATGGCGGCAATGACGGCGGAGCACCCAATGGCGGACGAGGCGGACCCGGACCTGAACGGGATGATGCAGTGCATGTTCGGGTGCTTCACGTCGGTGATGAGCTGCGCGTTCGGGTGCATGGGCAAGGGCCCCGACCTGCCGCTCTGCGTCATCAGCTGCAACCAGAAGAGCATCGTCTGCATGATCCGCTGCGGCCTCACGCCCTCGCCGCCGGCTCCCAAGCCGCCAACGCCACCCGGGCCGCCCGCACCCAAGCCGGCACCCCCCAAGCCTGCACCCGGCCCGCCGCCATACGCCGGTCAAAACACCAAGACCTCCCCCTAG